A region from the Sorex araneus isolate mSorAra2 chromosome 6, mSorAra2.pri, whole genome shotgun sequence genome encodes:
- the LOC101552591 gene encoding transcription elongation factor 1 homolog, with protein sequence MGRRKSKRKPPPKKKMTGTLETQFTCPFCNHEKSCDVKMDRARNTGVISCTVCLEEFQTLITYLSEPVDVYSDWIDACEAANQ encoded by the coding sequence ATGGGCCGCAGAAAGTCCAAGCGGAAGCCGCCCCCCAAGAAGAAAATGACAGGGACCCTGGAGACTCAGTTCACCTGCCCCTTCTGCAACCACGAGAAGTCTTGTGATGTGAAAATGGACCGAGCCCGCAACACCGGAGTCATCTCCTGCACTGTGTGCTTGGAGGAATTCCAGACGCTCATCACCTATCTGTCAGAGCCCGTGGATGTCTACAGTGATTGGATAGACGCCTGCGAGGCAGCCAATCAGTAG